In Candidatus Promineifilum breve, one genomic interval encodes:
- a CDS encoding DinB family protein: protein MTQRAVLLQALASTPADIERLIRGLDESNAARQTDASAWSPGALIGHLLAVEHAYQGHIRRIIEENEPLLTAFPPPAEHQPGVSVATAAERFRQSREATLSILRGLSAGDWQRKAMHETRGRISLRTLVQRLVEHDIEHTNQLVEIRQTWRNSRAAAVISTTTEDGGRLP from the coding sequence ATGACCCAACGCGCCGTATTGCTTCAAGCCTTGGCCTCAACGCCGGCCGACATCGAGCGGCTCATCCGCGGACTGGATGAATCCAATGCCGCCCGGCAAACCGACGCCAGCGCGTGGTCACCCGGCGCGCTGATTGGGCATCTCCTGGCGGTTGAGCACGCCTACCAGGGCCACATTCGGCGCATCATCGAGGAAAACGAACCGCTACTGACGGCATTCCCTCCTCCGGCCGAGCATCAACCGGGGGTAAGTGTGGCGACGGCGGCCGAACGATTTCGGCAATCACGCGAGGCGACCCTGTCAATCCTGCGCGGCTTGTCGGCCGGCGATTGGCAGCGCAAGGCGATGCACGAAACCAGAGGGCGCATCTCGTTGCGTACGCTGGTGCAGCGTCTGGTCGAGCACGACATCGAGCACACCAACCAATTGGTGGAAATCCGCCAGACGTGGCGCAATAGCCGGGCCGCGGCCGTCATCTCAACCACTACCGAGGATGGCGGGCGATTGCCATGA
- a CDS encoding ABC transporter permease, translated as MTAAPSTSTSPAAPSRRARLRETVGIVRQSRAATVGLLMVTFWLVVGLISFVWTPYPPNASLFEQNLPPNRVNILGTDNLGRDTLSRLMVGTQVVLLKTRIPLGEETVSIPIGVAIWGVIGSLTLGTLLGQVAGYRRGRWDQGIMQLVDAFVALPGIVLYLVFIAALGRGDLIVILAITITGAPGVARLARSLTLDISTRDYIRAAETRGESHWYIMFREILPNARGPLLVDGMLRVGYAIFAIGTLGFLGLGLPPPDPDWGSMVNEARRFMYTTPWGVIWPSLAIASLVVGLSLLADGLREELTRYQR; from the coding sequence ATGACCGCTGCCCCTTCAACTTCCACATCCCCGGCCGCGCCATCGCGCCGGGCCAGGCTGCGTGAAACCGTCGGCATCGTGCGCCAGTCGCGCGCGGCGACGGTGGGCCTGCTGATGGTCACCTTCTGGCTCGTCGTTGGCCTGATCTCCTTTGTCTGGACGCCTTACCCGCCCAACGCCTCCCTCTTCGAGCAGAACCTGCCGCCCAATCGGGTCAACATCCTGGGCACCGACAACCTGGGGCGGGATACCCTGTCGCGGCTCATGGTCGGCACGCAGGTCGTCTTGCTGAAGACGCGCATCCCCCTCGGCGAGGAGACCGTCTCCATCCCCATCGGCGTCGCCATCTGGGGCGTCATCGGTTCGCTGACATTGGGCACGTTGCTGGGCCAGGTGGCCGGCTATCGGCGCGGCCGGTGGGATCAGGGCATCATGCAACTGGTCGACGCTTTCGTGGCTTTACCCGGCATCGTCCTCTATCTCGTGTTCATCGCCGCGCTCGGCCGGGGCGATCTGATCGTCATCCTGGCGATCACCATCACCGGCGCGCCGGGGGTGGCCCGGCTGGCCCGCAGCCTGACGCTCGACATCAGCACCCGCGACTACATCCGCGCCGCCGAGACCCGTGGCGAAAGTCACTGGTACATCATGTTCCGCGAGATACTGCCCAATGCCCGCGGCCCCTTGCTGGTCGATGGCATGTTGCGCGTGGGGTACGCGATCTTCGCTATCGGTACGCTGGGCTTCCTGGGCCTGGGCTTGCCGCCGCCCGATCCCGATTGGGGATCGATGGTCAACGAAGCGCGCCGCTTCATGTATACGACGCCGTGGGGGGTCATCTGGCCCTCGCTGGCGATTGCGTCGCTGGTGGTCGGGCTAAGCTTGCTGGCCGACGGCCTGCGCGAGGAATTGACCCGCTATCAACGCTGA
- a CDS encoding ABC transporter substrate-binding protein — translation MNFRRITKKQMEQVHPAIPGAYDQLAAGRISRREFMRFATLLGMSAGMASIAAACAAPTGTDVSTPAATSAAVGETAPTTAPAAGPRRGGRITKAMKLQLLDHPARLAWLEGANVVRQFGEYLTETGSDNITRPYLLERWEASEDVKTWDLYLKQGVTFNNGDALTADDVMFTFGEWLNPDVGSSMLSLMSYLGGLQNVEKVDDHHIRLHLDAGNIGVPENLFHYPAIILHRSFGGDIVREPLGTGAFLLQEYAEGERAVLRRRPDYWRMGADGLSLPYLDEIVYVSLEKDASVAAMQSGQVDSMYDPRPSDWQALKDVAGLATRSVSTAQSLILRMRVDVDPWNDNRVRSALRMAQDREQILQLSYFGEGELSIDAHVAPIHPEFCEMPIPAYDPDGALALMEEYAAEKGLELPVKVVLSTKNDQNEPEIAQALKELALPAGFDIELDITDPDGYWSRWTEVPLGITAWTHRPLGTMTLSLAYVESAIGEWNETRWVDEEFETVLREAEATLDVEARRALMCTLQDIMQKRGPIGNSYWKNVWNITHERFEGIMAHPTAYDFFYEIYDNTL, via the coding sequence ATGAACTTTAGAAGAATCACGAAGAAGCAGATGGAGCAGGTTCACCCGGCCATCCCCGGCGCCTATGATCAATTGGCCGCCGGACGCATCTCCCGGCGTGAATTCATGCGCTTTGCCACCCTGTTGGGCATGTCGGCCGGCATGGCCTCCATCGCCGCCGCCTGCGCTGCCCCCACCGGCACCGATGTCTCCACCCCGGCCGCCACCAGCGCCGCCGTGGGCGAAACCGCGCCGACGACCGCCCCCGCCGCCGGGCCACGGCGCGGCGGCCGCATCACCAAAGCCATGAAGCTGCAACTGCTGGATCATCCGGCCCGTCTGGCCTGGCTGGAGGGGGCCAACGTGGTGCGCCAGTTTGGCGAATACCTGACCGAGACGGGCAGCGACAACATCACCCGCCCCTATCTGCTGGAACGCTGGGAAGCCAGCGAAGACGTCAAGACCTGGGATTTGTATCTCAAGCAGGGCGTCACCTTCAACAATGGCGACGCGCTGACGGCCGATGACGTGATGTTCACCTTCGGGGAATGGCTCAATCCCGACGTTGGCTCCTCCATGCTGAGCCTGATGTCCTATCTGGGCGGACTACAGAACGTGGAGAAGGTCGATGACCACCACATCCGGCTGCATCTGGACGCGGGCAACATCGGCGTGCCGGAAAATCTGTTCCACTATCCGGCCATCATTTTGCACCGTTCGTTTGGCGGCGACATCGTGCGCGAGCCGCTGGGGACGGGCGCGTTTCTGTTGCAGGAATATGCCGAAGGCGAGCGCGCCGTCCTGCGCCGCCGCCCCGATTACTGGCGCATGGGCGCGGATGGACTATCGTTGCCCTACCTGGATGAGATCGTCTACGTCTCGCTGGAGAAGGACGCCAGCGTGGCCGCCATGCAGTCGGGCCAGGTGGATTCGATGTACGATCCGCGGCCGTCCGATTGGCAAGCCCTGAAGGACGTGGCCGGGTTGGCCACCCGCTCCGTCAGTACCGCGCAATCGCTGATCCTGCGGATGCGCGTTGACGTTGATCCCTGGAATGACAACCGCGTCCGCTCCGCCTTGCGCATGGCCCAGGACAGAGAGCAAATCCTGCAACTCTCCTACTTCGGGGAAGGGGAATTGTCCATCGACGCCCACGTGGCGCCCATTCACCCGGAGTTCTGCGAGATGCCCATCCCGGCCTATGACCCCGATGGGGCGCTGGCCCTCATGGAAGAGTATGCCGCCGAGAAGGGGTTGGAGTTGCCGGTCAAAGTCGTCTTGTCCACCAAGAACGATCAGAACGAGCCGGAGATCGCCCAGGCCCTGAAAGAGCTGGCCTTGCCCGCCGGGTTCGATATCGAGCTGGACATCACCGACCCCGACGGCTACTGGTCGCGCTGGACGGAGGTTCCGCTGGGCATCACGGCCTGGACCCACCGGCCGCTGGGCACGATGACCCTGTCGCTGGCCTACGTCGAATCGGCCATTGGCGAGTGGAACGAGACGCGCTGGGTAGACGAGGAGTTCGAGACGGTGCTACGCGAGGCGGAAGCCACGCTGGACGTGGAAGCCCGCCGCGCGTTGATGTGTACCCTCCAGGACATCATGCAGAAGCGCGGCCCCATCGGCAATAGCTACTGGAAGAACGTCTGGAACATCACCCACGAGCGGTTCGAGGGCATCATGGCCCACCCGACGGCCTACGATTTCTTCTACGAGATCTACGACAATACGCTTTAG
- a CDS encoding ABC transporter permease has translation MARFLLRSVLSTLVTMLLVSVLLWLLLDIAAGDVTVKLLGVFATTEQRASYRAQLGLDASSGQRYLDWLIGSDWRAAAQVGLPLVTFRDDLTGEQVWWAEQDGAPTQWLMAAGELTARRRQPDGRVETVPAAVAWVMAEDGSEYFWGVDDHNNAVKWVRGQGAEVWVLTDSGLRREGDGPQQYIPLRKGLLRGDAGMSLQTGRPVSVTLFPRLRNSLVLAAVAFAVVMPLALLLGIVAGVNEGKAIDRAISVAGLTLTATPEFVTGLFLIMIFGIWLKWVPAVAIFTSPNAIFENPALLVLPVMTLTAAELGYVARMTRASMVEIMGMAYIRTAIIKGMPFRRVVMRHAVRNALLAPITIIMLHVNWLIGGLVVVEVIFGFPGLGQYIYDAAVFGDYNAIEAAAMILVVVAVGTRLLGDFFYTLLNPRIRYS, from the coding sequence ATGGCGCGCTTTCTCCTGCGCAGCGTCCTATCCACCTTGGTCACGATGTTGCTCGTGTCCGTTTTGCTGTGGCTGCTGCTCGACATCGCCGCCGGCGACGTGACGGTCAAACTGTTGGGCGTTTTCGCCACGACCGAGCAGCGCGCCTCCTACCGCGCCCAACTGGGTCTGGACGCCTCCAGCGGGCAGCGCTATCTGGATTGGCTCATCGGCTCCGACTGGCGCGCCGCGGCCCAGGTTGGCTTGCCCCTCGTGACCTTTCGGGACGACCTGACCGGCGAGCAGGTGTGGTGGGCCGAACAGGACGGCGCGCCGACGCAGTGGCTGATGGCGGCGGGCGAGCTGACGGCCCGGCGACGCCAACCGGACGGCCGGGTTGAGACTGTGCCCGCCGCCGTCGCTTGGGTCATGGCCGAGGATGGCAGCGAATACTTCTGGGGCGTTGACGATCATAACAACGCCGTCAAGTGGGTACGGGGGCAGGGGGCCGAGGTCTGGGTGCTGACCGATTCCGGCCTGCGGCGCGAAGGGGACGGCCCGCAACAATACATCCCCTTGCGCAAGGGATTATTGCGCGGCGACGCCGGCATGTCGTTGCAGACGGGCCGGCCGGTCTCGGTGACGCTCTTCCCCCGGTTGCGCAATTCGCTGGTGCTGGCGGCGGTGGCCTTTGCCGTGGTTATGCCGCTGGCCTTGTTGCTCGGCATCGTGGCCGGAGTGAACGAGGGCAAGGCCATCGACCGGGCGATCTCGGTCGCCGGCCTGACGCTGACGGCCACACCCGAATTCGTCACCGGGCTTTTCCTGATCATGATCTTCGGCATCTGGCTCAAGTGGGTTCCCGCCGTGGCGATCTTCACCTCGCCCAACGCTATCTTCGAGAACCCGGCCTTGCTCGTCCTGCCCGTGATGACGCTGACCGCGGCCGAACTGGGCTACGTGGCCCGCATGACCCGCGCCAGCATGGTCGAGATCATGGGCATGGCCTACATTCGCACGGCCATCATCAAGGGGATGCCGTTCCGCCGGGTCGTCATGCGCCATGCCGTGCGCAACGCCCTGCTCGCGCCCATCACCATCATCATGCTCCACGTGAACTGGTTGATCGGCGGGCTAGTCGTGGTCGAGGTGATTTTCGGCTTCCCCGGCTTGGGGCAGTATATCTATGACGCGGCCGTCTTCGGTGATTACAACGCCATCGAAGCGGCGGCGATGATCCTGGTCGTGGTGGCCGTCGGCACGCGCCTGCTGGGCGACTTTTTCTATACCTTGCTGAACCCACGGATTCGCTATAGTTGA